GTGAAGCATTGCACTAAGTGCAAGTATTCCTGTTCCTGGCAGTCTCTTCCATAAGCAGCAATACCAAGGAGAGCAGCTGAGAACAGTTCCTGTTGTTTTGTCCGTCAGCCCTTTATTATTCACAGTTAGGTTGtctttcttatttcagttttctgtttctattaTCAGTAATAATCCATTCAGCTGCCAAATAAAAGTACTGTACGCAGTACGGCTGGCTGTGCTATCTTCCTCAGCTAGCTTCATGGGAGGTTCAGGAGCTGTTCTGGGGCTGGCATGTCAATCTTTCTCCATCGGCAGTGGGCAGCTGGCACTGTTGCCAGATGTATTGGTGATGGATGTGAGCTGCAGTGCCTTTTAATGGAGTTTGGCACTGACGCATGagtgtttgctgctgctgttgtgagTGGGTGTTATGTTTTTATCCCAGCTAATGTAAACCCTTGAAGTCTGTTACAATACGAATGTCCTCTGTGGCTCCTTATGCATCTTCTTTGCTGAAATGCTTTCATCCAGAATTAAAAGGCAGGCAACAAGAGAACATGCCCAAAGCACAGGGTTTGTTTCAGGTCAAGGTGAAGTTGCTGGAGCCGGTCTTGTGCTGATGTTGTGTGTCTTCCTGTCAGCCAGCACTCTGTTCAGACCTTGCATTTCCTCACACAGCATGCCTATTTGTGTAGCAGACAACTTCGCTATGCCTCATTTAACGTATTCAGTGACAATACTGCTATTTAAATGTATATGGGCGATACCTATTAAAGACAACATCAGTTGATGTCTTTAATATATAGCTTCTGGTAGTAACTGTCTAGTTTAATTAGCgtgagaattttaaaatggagtaaCTTACCAGTGGCTGACTGCATTCTGTTAGTTTCTTTTTGGTATCAGTGATACTAGCATGCTGGTAACAGCATGCAAGTAATCGTGTGAATATGTCAAATGCTTCCATACCTGTACTGCCTATGGAAATGTTTGAAAACTCTCTGACTAAGTATTGAAGAAGTGTCTGTTCTTTTGTTACTGCTGGCTTCAGCTGATGCAGTTTGCACGAGACTAGGATGGTACAAATATTCTCCCAAGGTTACATGCCAAAGCCTTGTAGACTGCCTTTATATTAGATATGTGTCATACGTTGTTCTTCCCTTACTTAGCAATGAATGCTTCATTTGAATTTTGATGAGtagatagagaaaaaaacagaaaaagtttgAACCATCACAAGTGTTGTCACAAGACGtaataaacaaaaccataaaCATAATCTTTCTGAGAAGTTAATTCTGTAGTTCTCACTTGATTTTATACTAGAACTTCATGTGGAGCTGTTGTTTGCAAGCTCACCTGGGATCAGGATTGTTTCTAAAATGCCACTTGCCAGACAGTGTTTGTGCCATGCCAGATGCAAAGTGTGCTAGGGCTGAGCTCGTGACTGAGCTCTCCAAGTTGTGTATGCCTGATTAAAAGATTGTAGGAGTCTGTTtcagacttgatttttttttttcttttttaaactttttttccattgcccTTTCAGCGACGAAATGAGAACCTGGCACTTCcttcagcagagcagcaagCTCTGGAGAATGTGAAGGCCGGATTGGAGACCTGGGAGTACACAGCTCGAAACACCCTCATGTATTATCCGACAGGTGAGGTGCGCAGGTTTCTTAGCAGAGGCATTGGTTCTAGGTAGGTTGACTCCAAACAGTGCTTACAGCACTTCTGTAGATGACTGATAAAGTtgtttaaaaagccttttttttttttctttttttttcctccttttctttctttggacCTTGCCTCTGATGGCAAAGTTTGATCATGTTCTATTTGTCATTGAGAAGCTCATTATCTGTATTACAGAAGCACTTGTTTTCAGGAGCCAAAGCTCTTTCCAGTTTGGTCTGTCTTATTTATGAGCACTTTCTTGTCATCTTTATTcattctttgcttctgcttgAAGAGTGCTCCTTGGGCTTGTTGGTCCCTTGGTTGCTATAGAAAACTACATCATTTtgtaaatgcagttttctttttggctATAAATGTAAAACTGATAATTTCTGCAAACCAGTGAAgtagagaaaagaaagtcttgttgactgttttcttaaaaaaaaaaaaaatcttaatttataGATTTGAGGTGTTACAAAGCATATATCTAGtggaaattttgtttgaaattgcTAGAGATACACACTGCAATTGATGATGGATTGTGTGTTGTGTAGGAATGTGTGGCAAGTGTCATGTTGGTCGGGAGCTTTAGAGCACACTGCCTAGTGTTACCCGAGTCCTTTCTTAAAAGACgttttgcttttcaaggtgTACCTGATGAGGATGACGTATTTAAGAAGCCCAGGGAAGTTGTCCATCGAAACACTCGTTTTGTGAAGGACCCTTTTAGCCAAGCCGTGAGCAAGTCACAGCTCCAGCAAGCGGCCGCCCTCAATGCTCAGGTTGGATAATTTTACTTCTTCTGACTAAACCTTTGTTAGACTCTGCCCTCTGGTGGTGTTTGTCAACCAGGAGAACTCTGTGTGTGCTAGATGCAGCTGACTCACACCTTTCTCCACATGAATAgcattgtctttttttatttcagtacaaaCAGGGCAAAGTGGGACCAGATGGGAAAGAACTGATACCCCAAGAGTCTCCAAAAGTGAATGGATATGGATTTGTGGCTaccccttctcctgcccctggTAAGagggttttcttattttttctgacGTAAGAGGACTGCTACTGCACCTATTTTGATGCTCTGTTTGTTCAACACTGGGGTATCATTGTTGGTTTAGACAAGGAGGTAGGCTTTCTATCTGTATGTGTCTCATGAGCTGGTGACTTTCTTGTGTACCGTGTACGCCAGCTCGATGCAGTGCTTAAATCCTAGTCCAATACACTGGCAAGAGAAGTCATGCTGGACCTGAGAGGTCCTGAACAAGCTGCCATGCCATTGCTTAGGAATCATATAGAGCCTTCCTAGGCAACTGTGGTGCTGTGGCTGCTTGTTTTATCCCTGGGTGATGCTTCTCTAGAGCTTAAAGGTAAGAATTCAAACATTTCACAAACATGAACCTTCCAACGAGTTCAGGtgctcatttttcaaaatgaggaGCATTCATGTCTGTGTGTCCAGTAGTTTGCCGACTGATGGTTCAGCCTGGCTCATAAGGATGTGGCATATCTCACTTCCTTCACAGTCTAACCTACTGTTTTCCTCCAGGTCTACTGCTTTCTAGGTTCTTCCTTTGTCTGAATACACTTGTGTCTTCCAGATTCCTTTTGTTCAGATGTATTAGCCACAGGATACTTTCAGTtagaacagattatttttcttccagttgaaATGTGGTATCTGAATTTTTAGCTGTTCTTCACCAGCCATTATGTTTCCCTGTCTTTTGTTATGCTAAAAGGCGAACATACTGAGGCTTTTCCTCCGGAAAGCCTGTAGGTGGCATTTGGCACTTCTTTCTCCATTGTAAGTGCCTTTTACAAACGCTGGACAGCAGGATTTTTTAGCCAGTGACTTAATCGGGCTCTTAAAATCTGTTCTGCAGTTGTAGCTGTTAGACAAGGTGCAGTCACTGGTACAGGCTAGCCTCAAGATGAATTGAGGGTACGTTTGGCTATTACACGTATCCTAAGTCCTCTGCCcgtttctctgcttttaaacagTTCCCTGTGTTCAGGGAGTTTTCATACAATAGCAGAGGGGTAGACTAGTactgtagaggaaaaaatgaaagtgtcGCTAAGCAAAAGCTcaccaaatgcaaaaataaacacatggaAAGGACAGTGCTTGGGTGTTGCAACCTAGAGGGTGACACAGCCACAGGCAATCCTGTGAGTTTAAGGTCATGCCCTTTTAATGGGAACCACATGTTACTGTTCACCATTGGCTGTGATTTCCTCTGCAGTGGAGGGGCTCCTTTGTGTGTTGATATATTTGCTGCATCTCATAATTTGCTTCTCTGGATTTTTTGTGGTGAATGAATAGTCAAATGTCTTGCATGagcatgactttttaaatttgtttttaggTGTGAACGAGTCTCCTTTTATGACATGGGGTGAAATCGAAAGCACCCCTTTGCGTCTAGAAGGGTCAGAAACGCCGTATGTGGACAGAACACCTGGACCAGCCTTCAAGGTATTTCATGTCAGGAGTTAGCATGTCATTCTTTTGTGGGGGGGAAGGACTAAGAAGGGAAAGGCAAGTAACTAATAGATTAACATTGTTGTGGGAGTGTGACACATCTCTGGGCTCTGTTCCCAGTCCTTGAGACTAATAATCTAGGTTCTGCTTGGAGGGTGGAGGTGGACATGGCTCCACATGAAAGCTACTTGATGGAGATACCTGAGGTGGAACACACACTGTTGGCAGGAAAGTGAGGCTCAATATTTGATGATGGGTCCAGACAGAGGGGCTTTCAGAGGAAGCTGAAGAGATGCCCGATTTCTCTGATTTTGATGTATGAGTGGGTAGAAATTGTAGGATTTCCCTCTGCCTTGATCTTCTGGCTGTCACAGCCTGAGGCAGGTGTATCACTTGAGAGTAGAAAAGGCGCTCTGGCTTTTCTAATGGCATCTGACCCTGCATGCTGCCTGTCTCCTGCTGGTGTCATTGAATGTGAGCTGTCTGAGACTCTTAGTTTAAGAAAGGTGTAATTTGCTGTATGTGCCTCTGTTTTGTCAGAGTCCAAAGCCCTTGACTGGTTCTCCTGCTGTTTAGCAATGTCTGTGTTTGCCTGAGAGCTGGCTGGCTACGGGCCTGGCTGGGCAAGACACAGGTGACATTGTTTGTCTAGGAGAGACAGCAGGAGGAAATGCCAGAGGTAATGGCTGCTTCCTTGACTGAACTGGTTTTACCATTTTTGTTACTTGCTAAGGCAGGTTGAAGGTCTTGCTGTGTCCTCTCTGGCTTTTATATAGTAGCAGAGGGGTGTGGGCTGACCCCAGTTCTCCCCAGTTTAGATCCTTGTAGGCTGGAATCCAACTGTGAAGGCGCTTTGACTCATTTATGCAGCACTTATGTGAGTGCCTTGGTGAGTGAACTGTGTGATGCATTTATAGATCCTGGAGCCTGGGCGCCGTGAGAGGTTAGGACTCAAGATGGCAAATGAAGTGGCAGCTAAAAACCGAGCGAAGAAGCAGGAGGCACTTCGAAAAGTGACGGAAAACTTGGCCAGGTGAGAATTCTGTTCTGACAGCAGAACTGGGGATGGGTATTTTCTGATGAGATTTAAATCAACATATGTAGAAAGGGAGGAATGATAAGAGTACTGGAAGCAGGAAGAGGTGCAGTCAAACTAAaagtttttagaaattaaaaaacttaATTCCTGAGGGAAGGTGGCTGGTGGCTGTTCCTGATACTCCCTCTTGTCAGCATTACTGTTCTTCCCTACAGCCACCCAGCCATGCATCTGGATTGGTGTCTTGCCTCATTGCAAAGAGGAGACATGATAAGGCTTGCTTGGCTGGGATGGAATAGGctcaaaggaaaaaggcaggcaGTGCCACTCAGGTTTGGGAGGGATGTAGGAGGTTCCTCTGTCACTTGTATCTCTAGAGAAACAGGCTGCATTTACCTGCAGGCAGAATGACTTCTGCAGCCAGTGGGTCTGGTCTGTGGGGGGAGTGGACACTGAGCTCGCCTGTGGAAGCATTGATCCTCTTCCTGATAAATGGCagatttttactgtaaaatctTCTAAAACTGTTTATTCTATTCCAGCCTCACTCCGAAAGGACTAAGCCCAGCAATGTCACCAGCTTTGCAAAGACTAGTAAACAGGACTGCAAGTAAATATACCGACAAAGCCCTGCGAGCCAGCTAtactccttccccagcccacaCAGGAACTCCTGGTTACAAGACCCCAGCAAGTGGGCATCATACACCCACAAGCACCCCACAATCTAGGACAGTATCTCAGACACCGGTATCTCAGGATACTACATCGATCACAGACAATTTACTGCAGCTTCCTAAAAGAAGGAAGGCATCTGATTTCTTCTGAATATTCCAGTCACCAGCAAGGCGATACTGACCTGGCTGTGCTCAGCTGTCTGCAAACTGGATGTTGTGAGCCATC
The Ciconia boyciana chromosome 15, ASM3463844v1, whole genome shotgun sequence genome window above contains:
- the ESS2 gene encoding splicing factor ESS-2 homolog, whose protein sequence is MEGTAVPAASPGALVSAAAAGTAAGTAAATGKEATPRHPKKILDEEAYIESLEKIIQRDFFPDVEKLRAQKEYLEAEENGDLEKMRQIAIKFGSSLGKSSRDTPAPYVTPATFETPEVHPGSLPPGNKSKAGIKAAEEGEAEKDDKDALPSLDSFLAKHTSEDNASFEQIMEVAKEKEKVKHAWLYGAEEEYAQRRNENLALPSAEQQALENVKAGLETWEYTARNTLMYYPTGVPDEDDVFKKPREVVHRNTRFVKDPFSQAVSKSQLQQAAALNAQYKQGKVGPDGKELIPQESPKVNGYGFVATPSPAPGVNESPFMTWGEIESTPLRLEGSETPYVDRTPGPAFKILEPGRRERLGLKMANEVAAKNRAKKQEALRKVTENLASLTPKGLSPAMSPALQRLVNRTASKYTDKALRASYTPSPAHTGTPGYKTPASGHHTPTSTPQSRTVSQTPVSQDTTSITDNLLQLPKRRKASDFF